From Lysobacter auxotrophicus, the proteins below share one genomic window:
- the acnA gene encoding aconitate hydratase AcnA: protein MSQDSFSTRRQLSVGGRSLTYFSLPALGERFDIGRLPYSMKILLENLLRHEDGGATVGPEHIEAVAKWDCKAEPDTEIAFMPARVVLQDFTGVPCVVDLAAMRDAVTKLGGNPSQINPLIPSELVIDHSVQVDVFGTPDALDLNGKIEFQRNMERYSFLRWGQKAFDNFKVVPPNTGIVHQVNLENLARVVVERDVDGEQLAFPDTVFGTDSHTTMINGIGVLGWGVGGIEAEAAMLGQPSSMLIPQVVGFKLTGALPEGTTATDLVLTVTQMLRKLGVVGKFVEFFGDGLQHLPLADRATIANMAPEYGATCGIFPIDAESLNYLRLSGRSDAHIALVEAYAKAQGLWHEPGAPEAAYSTTLELDLGDVKPSLAGPKRPQDRVLLVDVKQNYRDNLGPLTAGRDKRSNDVSNFVAEGGGAAVGNESLHKGMADIRIKDENVRLKDGAVVIAAITSCTNTSNPAVMLGAGLLARNAAKLGLKAKPWVKTSLGPGSLVVTDYLRKAGVLDDLEKLGFYVVGYGCTTCIGNSGPLPTEVSAGIAAGDLVVASVLSGNRNFEGRVHPEVKMNYLASPPLVVAYAIAGTVDIDLSREPLGKGADGQDVFLRDIWPSNKEIGDVIAATVGPELFAQNYADVFKGDTRWNTIASPEGESFAWDEASTYIKNPPYFEGMSMQVGTIDDIHGARVLGLFGDSITTDHISPAGNIKKDSPAGRFLIERGVQPADFNSYGSRRGNDDVMVRGTFANIRIKNLMFGGEEGGNTLYFGQDGAAPEKLSIYDAAMKYKADGVPLVVLAGKEYGTGSSRDWAAKGTNLLGVKAVIAESFERIHRSNLVGMGVLPLLFKEGDSVQSLGLDGSETFSVTGLADGASKRATVTATRKDGSTVSFEVKVMLLTPKEVEYFRHGGILHYVLRQLAARKSL, encoded by the coding sequence GTGTCCCAAGACTCCTTCTCGACCCGCCGCCAGTTGTCCGTCGGTGGCCGCTCGCTCACGTATTTCAGCCTGCCGGCCCTGGGCGAACGGTTCGATATCGGCCGCCTGCCCTATTCCATGAAGATCCTGCTGGAGAACCTGTTGCGCCATGAAGACGGCGGCGCGACGGTCGGGCCGGAGCACATCGAGGCGGTGGCCAAGTGGGACTGCAAGGCCGAGCCCGACACCGAGATCGCCTTCATGCCCGCGCGCGTGGTGCTGCAGGACTTCACCGGCGTGCCGTGCGTGGTCGACCTGGCCGCGATGCGCGATGCGGTGACGAAGCTCGGCGGCAACCCATCGCAGATCAACCCGCTGATCCCGTCCGAACTGGTCATCGACCATTCGGTGCAGGTGGATGTGTTCGGCACGCCAGACGCGCTGGATCTCAACGGCAAGATCGAATTCCAGCGCAACATGGAGCGCTACAGCTTCCTGCGCTGGGGCCAGAAGGCGTTCGACAACTTCAAGGTCGTGCCGCCGAACACCGGCATCGTCCACCAGGTGAACCTGGAGAACCTGGCGCGCGTGGTCGTCGAGCGCGACGTCGACGGCGAGCAGCTCGCCTTCCCGGACACCGTTTTCGGCACCGACAGCCATACCACGATGATCAACGGCATCGGCGTGCTGGGCTGGGGCGTCGGCGGCATCGAGGCCGAGGCCGCGATGCTGGGCCAGCCGTCCTCGATGCTGATCCCGCAGGTGGTGGGCTTCAAGCTCACCGGCGCGCTGCCCGAAGGCACGACCGCGACGGACCTGGTGCTCACCGTCACGCAGATGCTGCGCAAGCTGGGCGTGGTGGGCAAGTTCGTCGAATTCTTCGGCGACGGCCTGCAGCACCTGCCGCTGGCCGACCGCGCGACGATCGCCAACATGGCGCCCGAGTACGGCGCGACCTGCGGCATCTTCCCGATCGATGCCGAATCGCTGAATTACCTGCGCCTGTCCGGCCGCAGCGACGCGCACATCGCGCTCGTCGAGGCGTATGCGAAGGCGCAGGGCCTGTGGCACGAGCCGGGCGCGCCGGAAGCGGCGTATTCGACGACGCTCGAACTCGACCTGGGCGACGTGAAGCCCTCGCTTGCCGGGCCGAAGCGCCCGCAGGATCGCGTGCTGCTGGTCGACGTGAAGCAGAATTACCGCGACAACCTCGGCCCGCTGACGGCTGGTCGCGACAAGCGGTCCAACGACGTCTCCAACTTCGTCGCCGAAGGCGGCGGCGCGGCGGTCGGCAACGAATCGCTGCACAAGGGCATGGCCGACATCCGCATCAAGGACGAGAACGTGCGCCTGAAGGACGGCGCGGTGGTGATCGCGGCGATCACCTCGTGCACCAACACGTCCAACCCGGCGGTGATGCTCGGCGCGGGCCTGCTCGCGCGCAACGCGGCCAAGCTCGGGCTGAAGGCGAAGCCGTGGGTGAAGACCTCGCTCGGGCCGGGTTCGCTCGTGGTCACCGATTACCTGCGCAAGGCCGGCGTGCTGGACGACCTGGAGAAGCTTGGCTTCTACGTCGTCGGTTACGGCTGCACCACGTGCATCGGCAACTCCGGCCCGCTGCCGACGGAAGTCAGTGCCGGCATCGCGGCGGGTGACCTCGTCGTCGCCTCCGTGCTGTCGGGCAACCGCAACTTCGAAGGCCGCGTGCATCCCGAAGTGAAGATGAACTACCTCGCCTCGCCGCCGCTGGTGGTGGCGTACGCGATTGCCGGTACGGTCGACATCGACCTCAGCCGCGAACCACTCGGCAAGGGCGCCGATGGGCAGGACGTTTTCCTGCGCGACATCTGGCCGAGCAACAAGGAGATCGGCGACGTCATCGCCGCGACCGTCGGGCCGGAGCTGTTCGCGCAGAACTACGCCGACGTGTTCAAGGGCGACACGCGCTGGAACACGATCGCCTCGCCGGAAGGCGAGTCGTTCGCGTGGGACGAGGCATCGACCTACATCAAGAATCCGCCCTACTTCGAGGGCATGAGCATGCAGGTCGGCACGATCGACGACATCCACGGCGCACGCGTGCTGGGCCTGTTCGGCGATTCGATCACCACCGACCACATCTCGCCGGCGGGCAACATCAAGAAGGATTCGCCGGCCGGACGGTTCCTGATCGAACGCGGCGTGCAGCCCGCGGACTTCAACAGTTACGGCAGCCGCCGCGGCAACGACGACGTGATGGTGCGCGGCACCTTCGCCAACATCCGCATCAAGAACCTGATGTTCGGCGGAGAGGAAGGCGGCAACACGCTGTACTTCGGCCAGGATGGCGCGGCGCCGGAAAAGCTGTCGATCTACGATGCCGCGATGAAGTACAAGGCCGACGGCGTGCCGCTGGTGGTGCTGGCCGGCAAGGAGTACGGCACCGGTTCCTCGCGCGACTGGGCGGCCAAGGGCACCAACCTGCTGGGCGTGAAGGCGGTGATCGCCGAGAGCTTCGAGCGCATCCACCGCTCCAACCTGGTCGGCATGGGCGTGCTGCCGCTGCTGTTCAAGGAAGGCGACAGCGTGCAGTCGCTGGGGCTGGACGGCTCGGAAACCTTCAGCGTCACCGGCCTTGCGGACGGCGCATCCAAGCGCGCCACGGTCACCGCCACGCGCAAGGACGGCAGCACGGTATCGTTCGAAGTGAAGGTGATGCTGCTGACGCCGAAGGAAGTCGAGTACTTCCGCCACGGCGGCATCCTGCATTACGTGCTGCGCCAGTTGGCGGCGCGCAAGTCGCTGTAA
- a CDS encoding nuclear transport factor 2 family protein gives MSARLAMAVCLAFVLAACGRGAREQRLRDTMGELQSAIERKDVAALEDVLAEDFVGPNGLDRTGARRMAQLMFLRHGAIGANVGPISIDLQSGHATARFNVALTGSSGQLLPDAARLYDVTTGWREVDGEWRMTSVEWTGRL, from the coding sequence GTGTCCGCCCGCCTCGCGATGGCGGTGTGCCTGGCGTTCGTGCTGGCGGCTTGCGGGCGCGGCGCGCGGGAGCAACGGCTGCGCGACACGATGGGGGAATTGCAGTCGGCGATCGAAAGGAAGGACGTTGCGGCGCTTGAGGACGTGCTGGCGGAGGATTTCGTTGGCCCGAACGGGCTCGATCGCACCGGCGCGCGCCGCATGGCGCAGCTGATGTTCCTGCGGCACGGCGCGATCGGCGCGAACGTAGGACCGATCAGCATCGACCTGCAGTCGGGACACGCGACGGCGCGGTTCAACGTCGCGCTGACCGGCAGTTCCGGCCAGCTGTTGCCGGACGCCGCGCGGCTTTACGACGTCACCACCGGTTGGCGTGAGGTCGACGGCGAGTGGCGGATGACCAGCGTGGAGTGGACGGGGCGGTTGTAG
- a CDS encoding long-chain fatty acid--CoA ligase, translating into MSFERPWLAQYPERVPAQIDVDEFPSVVAVLESAIENYRDRPAFANLGKTLTYAEIDQLSAQFAAYLLGELKLKKGDRVAIMMPNCLQYPIATFGVLRAGLTVVNTNPMYTARELRHQLVDSGASVIFVLDNFAHTVQEVIGDTQVKQVITTGLGDMLGFPKGSIVNFVLKYIKKMVPEYDLPGAIRFRDALALGQRHTLPTVDIEPNDIAFLQYTGGTTGVAKGAMLTHRNMVANMQQAAAWVGTNVRMGEEVIITALPLYHIFALTANGLVFMKFGGLNHMITNPRDMKAFVKELKSVRFTAITGVNTLFNGLLNTPGFDEVDFSGLHLTLGGGMAVQRSVAERWKQVTGSTLVEAYGLTESAPAACINPMDLVDYNGAIGLPIPSTDACVKDENGNAMPQGEVGELCLRGPQIMKGYWKRPEETAAAIDADGWLHTGDMARMDEKGFFYIVDRKKDMILVSGFNVYPNEVEDVIAMMPGVLEVAAVGVPDDKSGEAVKVVIVKKDPSLTAEQVKAHARENLTGYKHPRYVEFRTELPKTNVGKILRRELRDAPATH; encoded by the coding sequence ATGAGTTTCGAACGACCGTGGCTGGCGCAGTACCCCGAGCGGGTTCCGGCGCAGATCGACGTGGACGAGTTTCCGTCCGTCGTCGCCGTGCTGGAAAGCGCCATCGAGAATTACCGCGACCGCCCCGCGTTCGCCAATCTCGGCAAGACCCTCACCTACGCCGAAATCGACCAGCTCAGTGCGCAGTTCGCCGCGTACCTGCTGGGTGAGCTGAAGCTCAAGAAGGGCGATCGCGTCGCGATCATGATGCCCAACTGCCTGCAGTATCCGATCGCCACCTTCGGCGTGCTGCGTGCGGGCCTGACGGTGGTCAACACCAATCCGATGTACACCGCGCGCGAGCTGCGGCACCAGCTGGTGGATTCGGGCGCGAGCGTGATCTTCGTGCTCGACAACTTCGCGCACACCGTGCAGGAAGTGATCGGCGACACGCAGGTCAAGCAGGTGATCACCACCGGCCTTGGCGACATGCTCGGCTTCCCGAAGGGCTCGATCGTCAACTTCGTGCTGAAGTACATCAAGAAGATGGTGCCCGAGTACGACCTGCCGGGCGCGATCCGCTTCCGCGACGCGCTCGCGCTGGGCCAGCGCCACACGCTGCCGACGGTCGACATCGAACCCAACGACATCGCCTTCCTGCAGTACACCGGCGGCACCACGGGCGTGGCGAAGGGCGCGATGCTCACGCACCGCAACATGGTCGCCAACATGCAGCAGGCCGCGGCGTGGGTGGGCACCAACGTGCGCATGGGCGAAGAGGTGATCATCACCGCGCTGCCGCTGTACCACATCTTCGCGTTGACGGCGAACGGACTGGTCTTCATGAAGTTCGGTGGCCTGAACCACATGATCACCAACCCGCGCGACATGAAGGCCTTCGTCAAGGAGCTCAAGAGCGTGCGGTTCACCGCCATCACCGGCGTCAACACGCTGTTCAACGGCCTGCTCAACACGCCGGGCTTCGACGAGGTGGATTTCTCCGGCCTGCACCTGACGCTCGGCGGCGGCATGGCCGTGCAGCGTTCGGTGGCCGAGCGCTGGAAGCAGGTCACCGGCTCGACGCTGGTGGAAGCCTATGGCTTGACCGAATCGGCGCCGGCCGCGTGCATCAACCCGATGGACCTGGTCGACTACAACGGCGCCATCGGCCTGCCGATCCCGTCCACGGACGCCTGCGTCAAGGACGAGAACGGCAACGCGATGCCACAGGGCGAAGTGGGCGAGCTGTGCCTGCGCGGTCCGCAGATCATGAAGGGCTACTGGAAGCGCCCGGAGGAAACCGCGGCGGCGATCGATGCCGACGGCTGGCTGCACACCGGCGACATGGCGCGCATGGACGAGAAGGGCTTCTTCTACATCGTCGACCGCAAGAAGGACATGATCCTGGTCTCGGGCTTCAACGTGTACCCGAACGAGGTCGAGGACGTGATCGCGATGATGCCCGGCGTGCTCGAAGTGGCTGCCGTGGGCGTGCCGGACGACAAGTCCGGCGAGGCGGTCAAGGTCGTCATCGTCAAGAAGGATCCGTCGCTCACCGCCGAGCAGGTCAAGGCGCACGCGCGCGAGAACCTCACCGGTTACAAGCATCCGCGCTACGTCGAGTTCCGCACCGAACTGCCGAAGACGAACGTGGGCAAGATCCTGCGTCGCGAATTGCGGGACGCTCCGGCAACACACTGA
- a CDS encoding crotonase/enoyl-CoA hydratase family protein: MSMIEKLHRTRAYPTLRVESDPAGDTHWMYMHNDHTQGARPCFRTELMDDMWSFLNSITLRENQRQSGRLRHVVLASSAPHAFNLGGDLALFSQLIRANDREHLLAYARRCVEGVHHFHTGLGGDVRTIALVQGDALGGGLELALSCHTIVAEEGAEMGLPEVLFGLFPGMGAYSFLCKRVSPQLAERLILEGTIAPSEEWHRMGVVDILVPKGEGDAAVNDVIRRQQRAPHAHLAMNAVRGIGQPVGYDELMGITEVWVDTALALGDRALKTMERIVRAQERRSGTEAAA; this comes from the coding sequence ATGAGCATGATCGAGAAACTGCACCGCACGCGCGCCTACCCGACCCTGCGCGTCGAATCCGACCCCGCGGGCGACACGCACTGGATGTACATGCACAACGACCACACCCAGGGCGCGCGTCCGTGCTTCCGCACGGAACTCATGGACGACATGTGGAGCTTCCTCAACTCGATCACGCTGCGTGAGAACCAGCGCCAGAGCGGTCGTCTTCGCCACGTCGTGCTCGCGTCGTCCGCTCCGCACGCGTTCAACCTGGGCGGCGATCTCGCGCTGTTCTCGCAACTGATCCGCGCGAACGATCGCGAACACCTGCTCGCCTACGCGCGCCGCTGCGTCGAAGGCGTGCACCACTTCCACACGGGCCTGGGCGGCGACGTGCGCACCATCGCGCTCGTGCAGGGCGATGCACTGGGCGGCGGCCTGGAGCTCGCGCTGTCGTGCCACACCATCGTCGCCGAGGAAGGCGCCGAGATGGGCTTGCCGGAAGTGCTGTTCGGTTTGTTCCCGGGCATGGGCGCGTACTCGTTCCTGTGCAAGCGCGTGTCGCCGCAGCTCGCCGAACGCCTGATCCTGGAAGGCACCATCGCGCCGAGCGAGGAATGGCATCGCATGGGCGTGGTCGACATCCTCGTGCCGAAGGGTGAAGGCGACGCGGCGGTCAACGACGTGATCCGCCGGCAGCAGCGCGCTCCGCATGCACACCTGGCGATGAACGCCGTGCGGGGCATCGGCCAGCCGGTGGGCTACGACGAGCTGATGGGCATCACCGAGGTGTGGGTCGACACCGCGCTGGCGCTGGGCGACCGCGCGCTGAAGACGATGGAGCGCATCGTGCGCGCGCAGGAGCGCCGTTCGGGAACGGAAGCGGCCGCCTGA
- a CDS encoding ATP-binding protein: MLNVLRHLKKELSRRPDSEHGQAFVRLAVLSVVLVYMLVRGATGALPSKEYVNVLKMVETGFVVGAFLIAWILWRPQKSHLRRIIGMISDYGLMAAAMIHIGEPLAWVYVILMWVTIGNGLRFGNGYLYGAVAMSFASFGAVVSFNEYWLSNRVLGVGLLLGLVAIPLYLSGLLRALTTATDEARRANEAKSRFLANMSHEFRTPLNGLAGMSELLATTKLDNEQRECLSTIQASTRSLLSLVEDVLDISAIEAGKLKLDRVDFTPRELMDAISLILQPQVRAKQLQYEVVISRDVPEVLRGDVGHLRQILINLAGNAVKFTDQGAVRIDVGVIDTTAERVRLRFVVTDTGIGVPAAMRQRLFKPFEQADVSLARRYGGTGLGTTIAKGLAEGMGGSIGYEPVEGGGSRFWVELPFERAQLAPQTVEGVAPEMGQAETAPNVIAFSDPFLRHRARVRSLSIIVADDHIANRMVLQRLLQKAGHRVVCVEGGEEVLNALTTSDYDAVITDLHMPDVSGLDLLRQLRVMEAGSGRRTPVLILSADVTTESIQACEQAGARAFLSKPVSTTRLLDTLAEIAANQRVSTTVVAPARDAAASTDSHFDPSVLDELGALGMGAGFEREFIAQCLIDAEKCLQQIEACAQRVDWERTRDQAHALKGVASNLGLIKLAAISGELMRLPDWQLARDWSSHVVRLRERLAQGRAALEARERQRAARGEGERSP; encoded by the coding sequence ATGTTGAACGTGCTGCGCCATCTGAAAAAGGAACTTTCGCGGCGCCCCGACAGTGAGCATGGCCAGGCGTTCGTGCGCCTGGCGGTGCTGTCCGTGGTGCTGGTGTACATGCTCGTGCGCGGCGCCACCGGCGCACTGCCTTCGAAGGAATACGTCAACGTCCTGAAGATGGTGGAAACCGGCTTCGTCGTCGGCGCCTTCCTGATCGCGTGGATCCTCTGGCGCCCACAGAAGTCGCACCTGCGCCGCATCATCGGGATGATCTCCGACTACGGCCTGATGGCCGCGGCGATGATCCATATCGGCGAGCCGCTCGCGTGGGTGTACGTGATCCTGATGTGGGTCACGATCGGCAACGGCCTGCGCTTCGGCAACGGCTATCTCTACGGTGCCGTGGCGATGTCGTTCGCCAGTTTCGGCGCGGTGGTTTCCTTCAACGAGTACTGGCTGTCCAACCGCGTGCTGGGCGTCGGCCTGCTGCTTGGCCTGGTCGCCATTCCGCTGTATCTCTCCGGCCTGCTGCGCGCACTGACCACCGCGACGGACGAGGCCCGCCGCGCGAACGAGGCCAAGAGCCGTTTCCTGGCGAACATGAGCCACGAGTTCCGCACGCCGCTCAACGGTCTGGCGGGCATGTCCGAGCTGCTCGCGACGACGAAGCTCGACAACGAGCAGCGCGAGTGCCTGAGCACGATCCAGGCGTCCACGCGCAGCCTGTTGTCGCTGGTCGAGGACGTGCTGGACATTTCGGCGATCGAGGCCGGCAAGCTCAAGCTCGATCGTGTCGATTTCACCCCGCGCGAGCTGATGGACGCCATCAGCCTGATCCTGCAGCCACAAGTCCGCGCCAAGCAGCTGCAGTACGAAGTCGTCATCTCGCGAGACGTGCCCGAAGTGCTGCGCGGCGACGTCGGCCACCTGCGCCAGATCCTGATCAACCTCGCCGGCAACGCAGTGAAGTTCACCGACCAGGGCGCCGTGCGTATCGACGTGGGCGTCATCGATACCACCGCCGAACGCGTGCGCCTGCGGTTCGTGGTGACGGACACCGGCATCGGCGTGCCGGCGGCGATGCGCCAGCGCCTGTTCAAGCCGTTCGAGCAGGCCGACGTGAGCCTGGCGCGTCGTTACGGCGGCACGGGCCTGGGCACGACCATCGCCAAGGGACTGGCGGAGGGAATGGGCGGCAGCATCGGCTACGAGCCCGTGGAAGGCGGAGGCAGCCGGTTCTGGGTCGAGCTTCCGTTCGAACGCGCGCAGCTCGCGCCGCAGACAGTGGAAGGCGTCGCGCCCGAGATGGGGCAGGCGGAGACGGCGCCGAACGTCATCGCGTTCTCCGATCCGTTCCTGCGCCATCGCGCCCGCGTGCGCAGCCTGTCGATCATCGTCGCCGACGACCACATCGCCAACCGGATGGTCCTGCAGCGCCTGTTGCAGAAGGCCGGCCATCGCGTGGTCTGCGTCGAGGGCGGCGAAGAGGTGCTCAACGCACTGACGACGTCCGACTACGACGCGGTGATCACCGACCTGCACATGCCGGACGTCAGCGGACTGGATCTGTTACGCCAGCTGCGCGTGATGGAGGCGGGCAGTGGCCGACGCACACCGGTGCTGATCCTCAGCGCCGACGTCACCACCGAGTCGATCCAGGCGTGCGAACAGGCCGGCGCACGCGCCTTCCTCTCCAAGCCGGTGTCCACGACGCGCCTGTTGGACACGCTGGCGGAGATCGCCGCGAACCAGCGGGTTTCCACGACTGTGGTCGCTCCCGCGCGGGATGCCGCCGCATCGACCGACAGTCACTTCGACCCGTCGGTGCTCGACGAGCTGGGTGCGCTGGGCATGGGGGCCGGTTTCGAGCGCGAATTCATCGCGCAGTGCCTGATCGATGCGGAGAAGTGCCTCCAGCAGATCGAGGCCTGTGCGCAGCGGGTCGATTGGGAGCGCACTCGCGATCAGGCGCACGCCCTCAAGGGCGTGGCGAGCAACCTCGGGCTGATCAAGCTGGCCGCCATCAGTGGCGAACTGATGCGCCTTCCGGACTGGCAGCTGGCACGCGACTGGTCGTCCCACGTGGTCCGCCTGCGTGAGCGTCTGGCGCAGGGCAGGGCGGCGCTCGAAGCCCGCGAACGGCAGCGTGCCGCGCGCGGCGAAGGCGAGCGCTCCCCCTGA
- a CDS encoding response regulator, which translates to MLRHIIEDISSELHVSDFGDPEAALGWCESNQPDLLLLDYRMPALDGLEFARRFRRLPLHRDIPIILVTVVGDEPIRQAALEAGVIDFLVKPVRPRELRARCRNLLQLRQQSENVKQRALSLEQRLLSSMHEVEERERETLSRLARAIEYRDAGTSAYLERMAHIAGLIAEQLGMFEDEVRVIEMAAPLHDIGKIAIPDAVLMKAGPLSEDETAVMRRHPRIGYELLSGSQNRFIQAGALIALRHHERYDGSGYPDGLRGEEIPLEARIVAVADVFDALISPRPYKKAWDVDAALGYLYAQRGRLFDPRCVDALIRSRERLEDICNRFSTVSARPGLE; encoded by the coding sequence ATGCTGCGCCACATCATCGAGGACATCTCGTCCGAGCTGCATGTGTCCGATTTCGGCGACCCCGAGGCCGCGCTGGGCTGGTGCGAGTCCAACCAGCCCGACCTGCTCCTGCTCGACTACCGCATGCCGGCCCTCGACGGGCTGGAGTTCGCCCGGCGCTTCCGTCGCCTGCCGCTGCATCGGGACATCCCGATCATCCTGGTGACCGTGGTCGGCGATGAGCCGATCCGGCAGGCGGCGCTCGAAGCGGGCGTCATCGACTTCCTCGTCAAGCCGGTGCGACCGCGCGAACTGCGCGCCCGCTGCCGCAACCTGTTGCAGCTGCGACAGCAGTCGGAGAACGTGAAGCAGCGTGCGCTGTCGCTTGAGCAACGCCTGCTCTCGAGCATGCACGAGGTCGAAGAGCGCGAGCGCGAAACGCTTTCGCGATTGGCGCGCGCCATCGAATACCGCGACGCGGGCACCAGCGCGTACCTCGAACGCATGGCGCATATCGCGGGCCTCATCGCCGAGCAGCTCGGCATGTTCGAAGACGAAGTCCGCGTCATCGAAATGGCCGCGCCGCTGCACGACATCGGCAAGATCGCCATTCCCGATGCGGTGCTGATGAAGGCCGGCCCGCTGTCGGAGGACGAGACCGCGGTGATGCGTCGTCACCCGCGCATCGGCTACGAACTGCTCAGCGGCAGCCAGAACCGTTTCATCCAGGCCGGCGCGCTCATCGCGCTGCGCCATCACGAACGCTACGACGGCAGCGGTTATCCCGATGGCCTGCGCGGCGAGGAAATCCCGTTGGAAGCCAGGATCGTCGCGGTTGCCGACGTATTCGACGCGCTGATCTCTCCCCGCCCGTACAAGAAGGCGTGGGACGTGGATGCGGCGCTGGGTTATCTCTATGCGCAGCGCGGTCGATTGTTCGACCCGCGTTGCGTCGACGCGCTGATCCGCAGCCGAGAACGGCTGGAGGACATCTGCAACCGGTTCTCTACGGTGTCAGCGCGCCCCGGCCTGGAGTGA